The following proteins are encoded in a genomic region of Alnus glutinosa chromosome 8, dhAlnGlut1.1, whole genome shotgun sequence:
- the LOC133874809 gene encoding leucine-rich repeat receptor-like serine/threonine-protein kinase RGI4 — MPASLRHLLLSPSIFSFILILSINTLFFSCCYSINEEGQALLTWKNNLNSSTDALHSWNPADPSPCNWFGIHCSSDGKVVEISLKEVDLQGPLPSNLQSLWSLKTIILSLTNLTGTIPKELGEYRELSLIDLSDNSLSGEIPEEICRLSKLQTLSLNSNFLEGDIPSNVGSLSNLAYLTLYDNQLSGEIPRSIGALRKLQVFRAGGNKNLKGELPWEIGNCTNLVMLGLAETSISGSLPPSIGMLKRIQTIAIYTSLLSGPIPEEIGNCSELLNLYLYQNSLSGPVPRKIGELSKLKSLFLWQNSLVGTIPDEIGRCRELTVIDFSENLLTGSIPKSFGELSKLQGLQLSVNQLSGTIPSEISNCTALTHLEVDNNDIGGEIPLLIGNLKSLTLFFAWQNRLTGNIPESLSECRNLQALDLSYNNLFGPIPRQIFALKNLTQMLLLSNDLSGFIPPDIGNCTNLYRLRLNGNRIAGTIPSEIGNLKGLNFVDISKNRLVGGIPPSISGCQSLEFLDLHSNGLSGLVPDTLPKSLQFVDISDNRLTGPLTNSIGSLTELSKLNAGKNQLSGQIPAEILSCSKLQLLDLGSNSFYGEIPKELGQIPALAISLNLSSNQLSGEIPSEFSGLTKLGVLDISHNKLSGNLNTLANLQNLVSLNVSFNDFSGELPNTPFFRKLPLSDLTANRGLNISNEVVTTTGSMGLEGHARSVMKLVMSILLSASAVLILLAIYILVRARMASRKLLEDDIWEMTLYQNKLEFSIDDIVENLTSANVIGTGSSGVVYRVTIPNGETLAVKKMWSSDESGAFSSEIQTLGLIRHKNIIRLLGWGSNRKLKLLFYDYLPNGSLSSLLHGAGKGAAEWEARYDVVLGVAHALAYLHHDCVPAILHGDVKAMNVLLGRRYEPFLADFGLARIVNSNGDDDATKPSQRPHLAGSYGYMAPEHASMQRITEKSDVYSFGVVVLEVLTGRHPLDPTLPGGAYLVQWVRDHLASKRDAADILDPKLRGRADPTMHEMLQTLAVSFLCISTRPDDRPMMKDVVAMLKEIRHVEATRPEPDMSKGGLSAAIRSSPPARNVVSQGSSNCSFAFSDDSI, encoded by the exons ATGCCTGCAAGCCTAAGGCATCTCCTGCTTTCTCCCAGTATCTTCTCCTTCATCTTAATTCTTTCGATAAAcactcttttcttctcttgttgtTACTCTATTAATGAGGAGGGACAAGCTCTTTTAACATGGAAGAACAATTTAAACAGCTCCACAGATGCACTGCACTCCTGGAATCCTGCAGACCCAAGTCCATGCAACTGGTTTGGGATTCACTGCAGCTCGGATGGCAAAGTGGTCGAGATAAGCTTGAAAGAAGTAGATTTGCAAGGTCCTTTGCCTTCAAATTTACAATCTCTCTGGTCTTTGAAGACCATTATCCTATCATTAACAAATCTTACTGGCACAATTCCGAAGGAACTCGGAGAATATCGCGAGCTCAGTTTGATTGATCTCAGTGACAATTCTCTCTCAGGTGAAATCCCAGAGGAAATTTGCAGGCTAAGCAAACTGCAAACTTTATCTCTCAATTCAAATTTCCTCGAAGGTGATATTCCTTCCAATGTTGGAAGCCTCTCAAATCTTGCATATCTAACTCTCTATGACAATCAACTCAGCGGCGAAATTCCAAGGAGTATCGGAGCATTAAGAAAGTTACAAGTCTTCCGAGCAGGCGGGAATAAAAATCTTAAGGGCGAGCTGCCTTGGGAAATTGGAAACTGCACTAATTTGGTTATGTTAGGCCTGGCCGAAACCAGTATTTCTGGAAGTCTTCCTCCATCAATCGGAATGTTGAAAAGAATTCAAACGATAGCCATTTATACGTCTCTATTGTCTGGTCCTATCCCAGAAGAGATTGGAAACTGCAGTGAGTTGCTGAACCTGTACTTGTATCAGAATTCCCTCTCTGGTCCAGTCCCAAGGAAAATTGGGGAGCTCAGCAAGCTCAAGAGTTTATTTTTGTGGCAGAACAGCCTAGTAGGCACAATCCCAGATGAGATAGGAAGATGCAGAGAGCTGACAGTCATCGACTTCTCAGAAAATCTTCTGACAGGCAGCAtaccaaaaagttttggagAACTTTCCAAACTTCAAGGGCTTCAGCTGAGTGTTAATCAGTTATCAGGTACCATACCTTCTGAGATCTCAAATTGCACGGCTCTGACTCATCTGGAAGTCGATAACAATGACATTGGGGGGGAAATTCCTCTTCTTATTGGCAACCTAAAGAGCTTAACGCTATTCTTTGCCTGGCAGAACAGGCTAACTGGAAATATTCCAGAGAGTCTCTCTGAGTGCCGAAACCTTCAGGCTCTTGATCTGTCGTATAACAACTTATTTGGTCCAATACCAAGGCAGATATTTGCATTGAAAAATCTCACCCAGATGCTGCTACTTTCCAATGATCTCTCAGGCTTTATACCTCCTGATATAGGAAACTGCACAAACTTGTACCGGTTACGGCTCAATGGCAATAGGATTGCAGGCACTATTCCATCGGAGATTGGAAACTTGAAGGGTCTGAATTTCGTGGACATCAGCAAGAATCGTCTTGTTGGAGGAATTCCACCATCAATATCTGGATGCCAAAGCCTCGAGTTTCTTGATCTGCATTCAAATGGACTCTCTGGTCTTGTGCCAGACACTCTGCCCAAAAGCCTGCAGTTCGTTGACATCTCGGACAATAGGCTTACAGGGCCACTGACTAATAGCATTGGGTCATTAACAGAATTATCCAAACTCAATGCTGGGAAGAATCAACTTTCTGGCCAAATCCCAGCAGAGATCCTGTCTTGCAGTAAGCTACAACTATTAGACCTCGGGAGCAATAGTTTCTACGGCGAGATTCCAAAGGAGCTTGGTCAAATTCCAGCACTCGCAATCTCTCTCAATCTAAGCAGTAACCAACTTTCAGGTGAGATCCCATCTGAATTCTCTGGTCTTACTAAGCTAGGAGTTTTAGACATCTCCCACAACAAGCTCAGTGGCAACCTTAACACTCTGGCAAACCTTCAAAACCTTGTCTCCCTCAATGTCTCCTTCAATGACTTCTCGGGAGAATTGCCCAACACTCCATTCTTTCGGAAACTCCCTCTCAGTGACTTGACTGCAAACAGAGGTCTCAACATCTCCAATGAGGTTGTAACTACGACCGGCAGCATGGGACTGGAAGGCCACGCCAGATCAGTTATGAAGCTAGTGATGTCCATCCTCCTTAGCGCCAGTGCAGTACTAATACTACTAGCAATCTACATTTTAGTACGTGCCCGCATGGCGAGCAGGAAGCTCTTGGAAGATGACATCTGGGAAATGACTCTGTATCAAAATAAGCTCGAATTCTCCATTGATGACATCGTCGAGAATCTAACATCTGCTAATGTGATTGGCACTGGAAGCTCTGGAGTTGTGTACAGGGTGACAATTCCAAATGGAGAAACGCTAGCAGTAAAGAAGATGTGGTCATCGGATGAGTCAGGAGCATTCAGCTCTGAAATCCAGACACTGGGTTTAATCCGGCACAAGAATATAATCCGGCTTTTGGGTTGGGGATCAAATCGGAAGCTAAAGTTGCTGTTCTACGATTATCTGCCGAATGGAAGCTTGAGTTCACTTCTTCATGGTGCTGGGAAAGGAGCAGCAGAGTGGGAGGCTAGATACGATGTCGTTTTAGGCGTGGCGCATGCGCTTGCATACTTGCACCATGACTGTGTGCCTGCTATTTTGCATGGGGATGTGAAAGCCATGAATGTGTTGTTGGGTCGTCGCTATGAACCTTTCCTTGCTGACTTTGGGTTGGCTAGGATTGTGAACAGCAATGGTGATGATGATGCTACCAAACCAAGTCAAAGACCTCATCTTGCTGGTTCTTATGGATACATGGCTCCTG agCACGCATCGATGCAGCGTATCACTGAGAAGAGTGATGTTTACAGCTTTGGAGTGGTTGTTCTAGAGGTCTTGACGGGAAGGCACCCATTAGACCCGACTTTGCCTGGGGGTGCATATTTGGTTCAGTGGGTTCGTGACCACTTGGCTAGCAAGAGAGACGCGGCTGACATTCTTGATCCAAAGCTCAGGGGGAGGGCTGACCCTACAATGCATGAAATGCTTCAAACGCTAGCGGTTTCGTTTCTCTGCATCAGTACCCGACCTGATGATCGTCCTATGATGAAGGACGTCGTTGCAATGCTCAAAGAAATTCGACATGTCGAGGCCACAAGGCCGGAACCTGACATGTCAAAGGGAGGCTTGTCAGCTGCTATTCGTTCCTCGCCTCCTGCTAGGAATGTTGTTTCACAAGGCTCTTCTAATTGTTCCTTTGCTTTCTCCGATGATTCAATCTAA
- the LOC133874810 gene encoding uncharacterized protein LOC133874810 — protein MAVFAGNIRFTISSQLQCRVFFIPWVKKNNVTAITCLQSRDYCSSVPVRYIPRRSSKIDKPESPLPIKGSKKNEFRDYSDGIQRNFVSDEEKSQNQDQMLKNIVLFDDAEQDYELMEEPEEVVEKFSIHQGKDCEEDVSCAFKTKQDAEKFAIKLLATRSFTAVEMTKKLQGKRFSPDTVEAVINDFQRRGFINDSLYAEIFSRSRWSTSSWGPRRIKQALLMKGVREVDAEKAVKLVFEDGKSGDQHSSVGLSKLSMDHLFVQASKQWLRGRDVPKETRKSRIVRWLQYRGFNWGVVSIILKKLESQYPP, from the exons ATGGCGGTTTTTGCGGGAAATATCAGGTTCACAATCTCATCCCAGCTTCAATGTCGAGTGTTCTTCATCCCCTG gGTGAAGAAGAACAATGTCACTGCCATCACATGTTTGCAGAGCAGAGACTATTGTTCATCAGTTCCGGTTAGGTACATTCCTAGGAGATCTTCTAAGATTGACAAACCGGAAAGTCCTCTGCCTATAAAGGGTTCCAAGAAAAATGAATTTCGGGACTATTCAGATGGAATACAGAGAAATTTTGTTTCTGATGAGGAGAAGTCTCAGAATCAGGATCAAATGCTGAAGAACATCGTGTTGTTTGATGATGCTGAACAAG ACTATGAACTCATGGAAGAGCCTGAGGAGGTTGTTGAAAAGTTCAGTATTCATCAAGGGAAGGATTGTGAAGAGGACGTATCATGTGCCTTTAAAACTAAGCAAGATGCAGAAAAATTTGCAATCAAACTACTTGCAACAAG ATCATTCACAGCTGTTGAAATGACAAAGAAATTGCAGGGGAAGAGATTTTCACCAGATACAGTGGAGGCAGTCATAAATGATTTCCAGAGAAG GGGGTTTATCAATGATAGCTTGTATGCGGAAATATTTTCTCGGTCTAGATGGTCTACTTCAAGTTGGGGACCAAGGCGTATCAAGCAG GCACTCTTGATGAAAGGAGTACGTGAAGTTGATGCGGAGAAGGCAGTAAAACTGGTTTTTGAGGATGGTAAATCTGGCGATCAACATTCAAGTGTCGGTTTGTCAAAGCTTTCCATGGATCATTTATTTGTTCAGGCCTCAAAGCAGTGGCTCCGAGGTCGAGATGTGCCGAAAGAGACAAGGAAATCAAGGATAGTTCGGTGGCTTCAGTACCGTGGGTTCAACTGGGGTGTTGTCAGCATCATATTAAAGAAGTTAGAATCACAGTATCCTCCCTAG
- the LOC133876349 gene encoding uncharacterized protein LOC133876349 gives MGIKEFEMSALSDQHHILGAAPFSNLKPPSEEKAIYVDQTANKAAPHETSITFVYQAKVSEFLRNVTVTWCKNLVNHSLSITVENPSDENQYTCKVDIRAWQFWGRKGLKSFELDGKLVGIFWDFRQAKFSTTPDPCSDYYVAMVSGEEVVLLLGDLKKEAYERTRSRPSLEYATLLYKKEHVYGKRSFCTRAMLADGDKEHYIFIETSLPGPGPRDPEMWISIDSTVLIRVMNLNWRFRGNETAMVNNLPVQILWDVHDWLHGKPGSGRPGLFIFKTGAPECVSDDDHGQCSRENEGGRRSYDSASAQGCPSTPEFCHFLYAWRTDQ, from the coding sequence ATGGGGATCAAAGAGTTTGAAATGTCAGCCCTTTCTGATCAACATCACATTCTGGGTGCTGCACCATTTTCCAATCTAAAACCACCATCTGAGGAGAAAGCAATATATGTTGATCAGACGGCAAATAAAGCAGCCCCTCATGAGACCTCCATCACCTTTGTCTACCAAGCCAAAGTATCAGAATTTCTGCGCAATGTAACAGTGACATGGTGCAAAAATCTCGTCAACCATTCGCTTAGCATCACGGTGGAAAACCCTTCTGATGAAAATCAATACACGTGCAAGGTTGATATAAGGGCTTGGCAGTTTTGGGGTAGAAAAGGTCTGAAATCCTTTGAGTTAGATGGAAAACTAGTAGGCATTTTCTGGGATTTTAGACAGGCAAAATTCTCCACCACCCCGGATCCTTGCTCTGATTATTATGTTGCCATGGTCTCCGGTGAAGAGGTGGTTTTATTGCTGGGGGacttaaaaaaagaagcttaTGAAAGAACCAGGTCAAGGCCATCCTTAGAATATGCTACCTTGTTGTACAAGAAAGAGCATGTTTATGGAAAGAGATCGTTTTGCACCAGAGCCATGTTAGCCGACGGTGATAAAGAACATTACATTTTCATTGAGACTTCTCTCCCTGGCCCTGGGCCTCGTGATCCTGAAATGTGGATTAGCATTGACAGCACAGTGTTGATTCGCGTTATGAACTTGAACTGGAGATTTAGAGGAAATGAGACGGCGATGGTGAACAATTTGCCTGTACAAATTCTATGGGACGTGCATGATTGGTTGCATGGTAAGCCCGGGTCAGGCCGGCCTGGCCTCTTCATTTTTAAGACAGGCGCGCCAGAATGTGTAtcagatgatgatcatggaCAGTGCAGCAGGGAAAATGAAGGTGGCAGAAGATCATATGACTCAGCCTCAGCACAAGGATGCCCATCAACCCCAGAGTTTTGCCATTTTTTATATGCTTGGAGAACTGATCAGTAA
- the LOC133875376 gene encoding kinesin-like protein KIN-14F: MPQESDAHSILVSPCKNLRGLKALVPNNEASYTEEIINDHELAQRKAGEAASRRYQAAEWLRQMDHGASATLPKEASEEEFCLALRNGLILCNVLNKVNPGAVLKVVENPVIAVQSTEGAAQSAIQYFENMRNFLEAVKEMQLLTFEASDLEKGGSSSKVVDCILCLKGYYGWKLAGGVGVWRYGGTVRITSLPKGSPSSILSSTESADESVDESESSTYEQLLEFLHLSSEVSIEESRTANALAFLFDHFGLGLLQAYLRESDGIEDFPLNAMVIDTLLSKVVKDFSAVLVSQGTQLGLFLKKILKSDGGSFPKHEFIAAISQYLNQRTALLSSDLSRFCVCGGKRNGTRHNANLSADHAELIDFQQKQLEELKLSFEETKSGVKQVHSDWEKELSRLENHFKGLEVASSSYHKILEENRVLYNQVQDLKGTIRVYCRVRPFLPGQSNGQSTVDHIGENGNIMIFNPFKQGKDARRVFSFNKVYGTNVTQEQIYADTQPLIRSVLDGFNGCIFAYGQTGSGKTYTMSGPDLTSEETWGVNYRALRDLFQISKAREDIIKYEVGVQMIEIYNEQVRDLLVSDGSNRRLDIRNNSQLNGLNVPDASLIRVTCTQDVLDLMRIGQRNRAVGATALNERSSRSHSVLTVHVHGKELVSNSILRGCLHLVDLAGSERVDKSEAVGERLKEAQHINRSLSALGDVISALAQKSTHIPYRNSKLTQVLQDSLGGQAKTLMFVHINPELNALGETISTLKFAERVASIELGAARSNKETGEIRELKEEISNLQLALERKAAELEQLKAGNTRSTIESQKPRPVSPFRMPRSGISNSLKPETCQRPIDDTRSLEARSCSSGKQRRSRFPSAFADKDITPKISFLAEERLAISGKPRSPSPPVRRSLSTDRGSVIRSRVKVDTTDNQPIAKVPFPARVSVNKFVAAMPMIPSTDSNSRVHIGSQEQFPARFSVNKSVPAMPMIPSTDSNSRVHIGSQEPAKHDNISDAYYSLQKISTKKVYPEHEEEQFKQALNVRQGGIRKSKVESKAKAKHNQLPGKSQKSEAVTTLLSDMHIAGQKVEEVPRKSDFPEPENEQGLVGSPVHGALKVKKLQQNFPRISQNLEPRGLVEPLLTGKLDNKVPNGLVRFPKEGTNASMPEFRRSRSTPRGKFMILP, from the exons ATGCCACAAGAAAGCGACGCCCATTCAATTTTAGTGTCTCCTTGCAAGAACTTACGAGGATTAAAGGCTTTGGTCCCTAACAATGAGGCTTCATACACTGAGGAGATTATCAACGACCACGAATTAGCTCAAAGAAAAGCCGGAGAAGCAG CTTCAAGGAGGTACCAAGCAGCAGAATGGCTGCGTCAAATGGACCACGGCGCATCAGCAACACTGCCCAAAGAAGCCTCCGAGGAAGAGTTCTGCCTTGCACTTCGCAATGGCCTTATTCTCTGCAACGTCCTCAACAAAGTCAATCCCGGCGCTGTTCTCAAG GTGGTGGAAAATCCAGTAATTGCGGTTCAGTCCACGGAGGGAGCAGCACAGTCTGCAATTCAGTATTTTGAGAACATGAGGAATTTCTTGGAGGCCGTTAAAGAAATGCAGCTCTTGACATTTGAAGCATCAGATTTGGAAAAg GGGGGCTCATCAAGTAAGGTTGTGGACTGCATTCTGTGTCTGAAAGGATATTACGGGTGGAAGCTAGCTGGTGGAGTTGGGGTTTGGAGGTATGGAGGCACTGTGAGGATCACATCACTCCCAAAGGGATCTCCATCCTCCATACTTAGCAGTACTGAAAGTGCTGATGAGTCAGTGGATGAATCTGAGTCATCAACATATGAACAGCTGTTAGAATTTCTACATCTTTCTAGTGAGGTCTCCATTGAAGAATCCAGAACTGCTAATGCTCTGGCTTTCCTCTTCGATCATTTTGGACTTGGACTTCTACAGGCTTACCTCAGAGAGAGTGATGGGATTGAAGACTTCCCTTTGAATGCAATG GTCATCGATACTTTGCTCAGTAAAGTAGTCAAGGATTTCTCAGCAGTGCTTGTTTCCCAAGGCACTCAG CTTGGAttgtttttgaagaaaatattgaaaagTGATGGTGGTTCCTTCCCAAAGCATGAATTTATAGCAGCCATTTCACAGTATCTTAATCAAAGAACTGCTTTGCTGTCAAGTGATTTATCAAGATTCTGTGTTTGTGGTGGGAAACGCAATGGTACTCGGCATAATGCCAATCTTTCTGCAGACCATGCAGAACTGATTGACTTTCAACAGAAACAGCTTGAG GAGCTAAAATTATCTTTTGAAGAGACAAAATCGGGGGTGAAACAGGTCCACTCAGACTGGGAGAAAGAACTTAGTAGGCTTG AGAATCATTTTAAGGGCCTTGAAGTGGCCTCCTCTTCCTATCATAAGATTCTAGAAGAAAACCGCGTACTCTACAATCAAGTCCAAGACCTCAAAG GAACCATTAGGGTTTATTGTAGAGTGAGGCCCTTCTTACCAGGGCAATCAAATGGGCAGTCTACTGTAGACCACATAGGAGAAAATGgaaatatcatgattttcaaTCCCTTTAAGCAGGGAAAAGATGCAAGACGAGTATTTTCATTCAACAAAGTATATGGAACAAATGTCACACAAG AGCAAATATATGCTGATACTCAACCATTGATCAGGTCTGTTCTAGATGGTTTTAATGGTTGTATCTTTGCATACGGACAGACTGGCTCAGGGAAGACCTATACAATG AGTGGCCCAGATTTGACTTCTGAGGAGACATGGGGTGTAAACTATCGAGCACTTCGTGACTTGTTTCAAATATCAAAGGCGAGGGAGGATATCATAAAATATGAAGTTGGAGTCCAGATGATTGAGATATACAATGAACAAGTGAGGGATCTATTAGTCAGTGATGGCTCTAACAGAAGAT TAGATATACGAAATAACTCTCAATTGAATGGCCTTAATGTACCCGATGCAAGTTTGATTCGGGTTACATGCACTCAAGATGTTCTTGACTTGATGAGAATTGGACAAAGGAATCGTGCTGTGGGTGCTACAGCTCTAAATGAAAGGAGTAGCCGTTCACATAG TGTTTTAACTGTTCATGTCCATGGAAAAGAGTTGGTTTCTAATTCCATTCTTAGGGGTTGCCTCCATCTAGTGGATTTGGCTGGAAGTGAAAGAGTTGATAAATCTGAAGCTGTTGGTGAGCGGCTGAAGGAGGCCCAACATATAAATAGATCTCTTTCTGCACTTGGAGATGTCATCTCTGCTCTTGCACAAAAGAGTACACATATTCCATACAGGAATAGCAAGCTTACTCAAGTATTGCAAGATTCTCTAG GTGGGCAGGCAAAAACATTGATGTTTGTACATATAAATCCTGAACTTAATGCTCTTGGGGAGACAATTAGCACACTCAAGTTTGCTGAGAGGGTCGCCTCCATAGAACTTGGGGCAGCCCGATCTAATAAAGAAACTGGTGAAATCCGAGAACTCAAAGAAGAG ATATCGAACCTTCAACTGGCATTGGAGAGGAAGGCAGCTGAACTTGAGCAATTGAAAGCTGGGAATACTCGAAGCACAATAGAATCCCAAAAACCAAGGCCTGTTTCTCCTTTTCGAATGCCAAGGAGCGGTATCAGTAACAGCCTGAAGCCTGAAACCTGCCAGCGACCCATTGACGATACAAGAAGCTTAGAG GCTAGAAGTTGTTCTTCCGGTAAGCAGAGAAGGTCAAGATTTCCCTCTGCATTTGCAGACAAGGATATCACACCAAAGATATCTTTTCTAGCTGAAGAACGATTAGCGATCTCTGGAAAGCCAAGATCACCATCCCCTCCTGTTAGGAGATCATTGTCCACTGATAGAGGGTCTGTCATAAGGAGCAGGGTCAAAGTTGATACAACTGACAACCAACCGATTGCAAAAGTACCATTTCCTGCTAGAGTTTCTGTTAATAAGTTTGTTGCCGCAATGCCAATGATCCCTTCAACAGATAGCAATTCAAGGGTACATATAGGTTCACAAGAGCAATTTCCTGCTAGATTTTCTGTTAATAAGTCTGTTCCCGCAATGCCAATGATCCCTTCAACAGATAGCAATTCAAGGGTACATATAGGTTCACAAGAGCCAGCGAAGCATGATAATATTTCTGATGCATACTACAGCCTCCAGAAGATAAGCACCAAGAAAGTTTACCCAGAACATGAAGAGGAGCAGTTTAAGCAAGCTCTTAATGTAAGGCAAGGTGGCATTAGGAAAAGCAAAGTTGAGAGCAAGGCCAAGGCAAAGCATAATCAACTGCCAGGTAAGAGTCAGAAGTCTGAGGCGGTAACAACACTGCTCTCTGACATGCACATTGCCGGTCAAAAGGTGGAGGAAGTGCCACGAAAGAGTGACTTCCCTGAGCCAGAAAATGAGCAAGGCCTTGTCGGGTCACCAGTGCATGGTGCTCTAAAGGTGAAAAAGCTTCAACAGAACTTCCCACGGATCTCCCAAAATCTTGAACCAAG AGGACTAGTGGAGCCCTTACTGACAGGGAAACTTGACAACAAGGTTCCAAATGGTCTAGTTCGCTTTCCGAAGGAAGGCACCAATGCATCAATGCCTGAGTTTAGAAGGAGTCGCTCTACACCTCGCGGGAAATTTATGATTCTACCTTGA